One genomic window of Corynebacterium massiliense DSM 45435 includes the following:
- a CDS encoding IS481 family transposase, whose amino-acid sequence MNSPNRNLAIIKAVREQHQPVARVATRFNVSRQWVYALLRRYDTGGPQAVKPKSKAPHSNPRAVSKKLKKTIINMRKQLDHSGLDSGAETIQFHLEQQGMYAPSTSTIVRILRDHGLVQPEPKKRPRTSFIRFEASRPNECWQADITHAYLTGGRRVEILDFIDDHSRLLLSITASRSFSGPAVADELSHLISDFGPPQSTLTDNGLVFTARNAGAKGGRNAFEKLIRNHRIQQKNGRPGHPQTQGKIERFHQTLKRWLSRQPTVNTIDELQQQLDRFAAYYNTNRPHRALGRRTPYEVYNASTKASPDDNPTDEWRTRNDKVDKAGRCTIRYAGRLYHLGMGRKYTGHHVLMIIRDRHITTSLKDTGAIITEHYIDTSRNYQAPIWKHGEPPLN is encoded by the coding sequence ATGAATAGTCCGAACCGCAATCTCGCGATCATCAAAGCTGTCCGTGAGCAACACCAACCAGTCGCTCGAGTCGCTACGCGTTTCAACGTGTCCCGCCAGTGGGTCTACGCCTTACTCCGCCGCTACGACACTGGCGGTCCACAAGCGGTAAAGCCGAAGTCGAAAGCACCGCACTCCAACCCACGCGCAGTATCCAAAAAGCTCAAGAAAACCATCATCAACATGCGCAAACAGCTCGACCACTCCGGGCTGGATTCCGGGGCAGAAACCATCCAGTTCCACCTGGAACAACAAGGTATGTATGCCCCATCTACCTCGACGATCGTGCGCATCCTCCGCGACCACGGCCTCGTGCAGCCAGAACCAAAAAAGCGGCCGAGAACCTCATTTATCCGCTTCGAAGCATCCCGCCCCAATGAATGCTGGCAAGCAGACATCACACACGCATATCTCACCGGCGGAAGACGCGTCGAAATCCTCGACTTCATCGACGACCACTCCCGACTGCTGCTGTCCATTACAGCCAGCCGGTCCTTTTCTGGGCCTGCCGTCGCCGACGAACTATCACACCTCATCAGCGACTTCGGCCCACCACAATCCACCCTCACCGACAACGGGCTGGTGTTTACCGCCCGCAACGCCGGGGCAAAAGGCGGCCGTAACGCCTTCGAAAAACTCATCCGCAACCACCGGATCCAACAGAAAAACGGCAGGCCAGGACACCCACAAACCCAAGGAAAAATCGAACGATTCCACCAAACACTCAAACGGTGGCTATCGCGCCAACCCACCGTCAACACCATCGACGAACTACAACAACAACTCGACCGATTCGCCGCCTACTACAACACCAACCGCCCACACCGAGCCCTCGGCAGACGCACCCCATACGAGGTCTACAACGCATCCACGAAAGCCAGCCCCGACGACAACCCCACCGACGAATGGCGTACACGCAACGACAAAGTCGACAAAGCCGGCCGCTGCACCATCCGCTACGCAGGCAGGCTTTACCACCTAGGAATGGGCCGAAAATACACCGGCCACCACGTCCTGATGATCATCAGAGACCGCCACATCACCACATCACTCAAAGACACCGGCGCCATCATCACCGAGCACTACATCGACACCAGCCGCAACTACCAAGCCCCAATCTGGAAACACGGCGAACCCCCACTCAACTAA
- a CDS encoding acetyl-CoA hydrolase/transferase family protein → MSNRVDYEPFKKLIVSAEEAAEHVNNGDRVGISGFTGAGYPKALPTAIAEKAKAAHEKGEEFKIDLLSGASTAPECDGVLAEADALRFRSPYNSDPTLRNKANSGDLLYQDIHLSHIGQQVEQGFYGDFQVAIIEGVRVNEDGNLIPSSAVGNNLEYIEAADKIIIEVNSWQSENLEGMHDIYKIEKLPNRTPIPITKTDDRIGVNYIELPKEKVVAIVETDGPDRNAPFKEPDEISEKIAANFLDFLEGEVKAGRLEYDKFIMQSGVGNVPNAVMAGLKESNFENIQAYTEVIQDGMLDLIDAGKMTVASATSFALSPEYAEKMNREADRYRNHIILRPQQVSNHPEVIRRLGVIASNGMIEADIYGNINSTNVSGTRIMNGTGGSGDFTRNGYISTFVSPSVAKDGAISAIVPYVAHNDHNEHDTMVIITEYGVADLRGLAPRERAEKVIAVAHPDYREQLKEYFDNALKGKFIHTPHDLKHAFDFQIRFAETGDMREK, encoded by the coding sequence ATGTCTAACCGTGTGGACTACGAGCCCTTTAAGAAGCTGATCGTTTCCGCAGAGGAAGCGGCGGAGCACGTCAACAACGGTGACCGTGTGGGTATCTCGGGCTTCACCGGTGCTGGCTACCCGAAGGCGCTGCCGACCGCCATTGCGGAAAAGGCAAAGGCCGCCCACGAGAAGGGCGAGGAGTTCAAGATCGATCTCCTCTCTGGTGCCTCCACCGCCCCGGAGTGCGACGGCGTCCTCGCGGAGGCGGACGCGCTGCGCTTCCGTTCCCCGTACAACTCCGACCCGACCCTGCGTAACAAGGCCAACTCGGGCGATCTCCTTTACCAGGACATCCACCTGTCCCACATCGGCCAGCAGGTGGAGCAGGGCTTCTACGGTGACTTCCAGGTCGCCATTATTGAGGGCGTCCGTGTGAACGAGGACGGCAACCTCATCCCGTCTTCTGCCGTGGGCAACAACCTCGAGTACATCGAGGCTGCGGACAAGATCATTATTGAGGTCAACTCCTGGCAGTCCGAGAACCTCGAGGGCATGCACGATATTTACAAGATCGAGAAGCTGCCGAACCGCACCCCGATCCCGATCACCAAGACCGACGACCGCATCGGCGTCAACTACATTGAGCTGCCGAAGGAAAAGGTTGTCGCCATCGTGGAGACCGACGGCCCGGACCGCAACGCGCCGTTCAAGGAGCCGGACGAGATCTCCGAAAAGATCGCCGCGAACTTCCTCGACTTCCTCGAGGGCGAGGTGAAGGCCGGCCGCCTCGAGTACGACAAGTTCATCATGCAGTCCGGCGTGGGCAACGTCCCGAACGCCGTGATGGCGGGCCTGAAGGAATCCAACTTCGAAAACATTCAGGCTTACACCGAGGTCATCCAGGACGGCATGCTGGACCTTATCGATGCCGGCAAGATGACCGTCGCCTCCGCCACCTCCTTTGCCCTCTCGCCGGAGTACGCGGAGAAGATGAACCGTGAGGCGGACCGTTACCGCAACCACATCATCCTGCGCCCGCAGCAGGTGTCCAACCACCCGGAGGTCATCCGCCGCCTGGGCGTCATCGCGTCCAACGGCATGATCGAGGCCGACATCTACGGCAACATCAACTCCACCAACGTCAGCGGCACCCGCATCATGAACGGCACCGGCGGTTCCGGCGACTTCACCCGCAACGGCTACATCTCGACCTTCGTGTCCCCGTCTGTGGCCAAGGACGGCGCCATCTCCGCCATCGTCCCGTACGTTGCACACAACGACCACAACGAGCACGACACGATGGTCATCATCACCGAGTACGGTGTGGCTGACCTGCGTGGTCTGGCTCCGCGTGAGCGTGCGGAGAAGGTCATCGCGGTGGCGCACCCGGACTACCGCGAGCAGCTGAAGGAGTACTTCGACAACGCGCTCAAGGGCAAGTTCATCCACACGCCGCACGATCTGAAGCACGCCTTCGACTTCCAGATCCGCTTCGCCGAGACCGGTGACATGCGCGAGAAGTAA
- the pstB gene encoding phosphate ABC transporter ATP-binding protein PstB — translation MSKLELNDVDIYYGDFHAVQNVNMHIPAQAVTAFIGPSGCGKSTVLRTLNRMHEVIPGATVKGEILLDGENIYDSKVDPVSVRNTIGMVFQKANPFPTMSIQENVVAGLKLAGEKNKQKLAEVTERSLRGANLWDEVKDRLDKPGGGLSGGQQQRLCIARAIAVEPEVLLMDEPCSALDPISTLAVEDLIHELKEDYTIVIVTHNMQQAARVSDKTGFFSLEATGKPGRLVEYADTKKIFENPDKKETEDYISGRFG, via the coding sequence ATGTCCAAGCTTGAACTCAACGACGTCGATATCTACTACGGCGACTTCCACGCCGTGCAGAACGTCAACATGCACATACCGGCGCAGGCCGTGACCGCCTTCATTGGCCCGTCGGGCTGCGGTAAGTCCACCGTGCTGCGCACCCTCAACCGCATGCACGAGGTCATCCCGGGTGCCACCGTCAAGGGCGAAATCCTGCTCGACGGCGAAAACATTTACGACTCGAAGGTCGACCCGGTCTCCGTGCGCAACACCATCGGCATGGTGTTCCAGAAGGCGAACCCGTTCCCGACCATGTCCATCCAGGAAAACGTTGTCGCCGGCCTGAAGCTGGCGGGCGAGAAGAACAAGCAGAAGCTGGCGGAGGTCACCGAGCGTTCCCTGCGTGGCGCGAACCTCTGGGACGAGGTCAAGGACCGCCTGGACAAGCCGGGCGGCGGCCTTTCCGGTGGTCAGCAGCAGCGTCTGTGCATCGCGCGCGCCATCGCCGTGGAGCCGGAGGTGCTGCTCATGGACGAGCCGTGCTCCGCTCTGGACCCGATCTCCACGCTCGCGGTTGAGGATCTCATCCACGAGCTGAAGGAGGACTACACCATCGTCATCGTCACGCACAACATGCAGCAGGCTGCACGCGTGTCGGACAAGACCGGGTTTTTCTCCCTCGAGGCCACCGGCAAGCCGGGCCGCCTGGTGGAGTACGCGGACACGAAGAAGATCTTCGAAAACCCGGACAAGAAAGAGACCGAGGACTACATCTCCGGCCGCTTCGGCTAA
- a CDS encoding IS256 family transposase has protein sequence MTTVSPKKNHDPAKVNEISEKLMENPELASLISELSASADDASELVKGLLQASINAGLQAEMDAHLGYSHSDRKTKAQVESAQGNNHRNGSYTKTVNSGYGAVEVTVPRDRAGTFTPRMVPKGARRLTELDDMIVSLYAGGMTVRDIQHHLATTLGVDMSPDTISTITDAVLDEVMIWQNRQLDEFYPVIFLDALRVKIRDGHRVVNKSCYMAVGVDMDGIKHILGLWIAENEGAAFWASVCADLANRGVQDVFIVCCDGLKGLPEAVEATWPNSMVQTCIVHLIRAANRWVSYQDRKGVSRALREVYTAANEDTARAALDAFEASELGRKYPQSVKVWRDAWERFVPFLQFPPAARRVLYTTNSIESLNAELRKATRNRGQFPNDTAALKTLWLMICNIEDKRAAQRAKKAKRDIECNGYIEGAKATGWKQAINQLAVAYPDRFADYL, from the coding sequence ATGACTACGGTGTCACCGAAGAAAAACCATGACCCGGCAAAGGTCAATGAGATCAGCGAGAAGCTGATGGAAAATCCTGAGCTCGCCAGCTTGATCAGCGAGCTGTCGGCTTCCGCTGATGATGCAAGCGAGCTGGTCAAAGGCCTGCTACAGGCATCAATCAACGCTGGTCTGCAGGCGGAGATGGATGCGCATTTGGGCTATAGCCATTCTGACCGCAAGACCAAAGCCCAAGTCGAATCCGCACAGGGCAACAATCACCGCAATGGGTCGTACACCAAGACCGTCAATTCTGGCTACGGCGCGGTGGAAGTGACCGTGCCCAGGGACCGTGCCGGCACCTTTACTCCCCGGATGGTGCCCAAGGGCGCACGCCGACTCACAGAACTCGACGACATGATCGTCTCGCTATACGCCGGCGGGATGACAGTGCGCGATATCCAGCATCACCTCGCGACCACGCTCGGGGTGGATATGAGCCCGGATACGATCAGCACCATTACCGATGCGGTGTTAGACGAGGTCATGATCTGGCAAAACCGCCAGCTCGACGAGTTCTACCCGGTGATCTTCCTCGACGCGCTACGCGTGAAAATCCGTGACGGCCACCGCGTGGTCAACAAGTCCTGCTATATGGCGGTTGGCGTCGACATGGACGGCATCAAGCACATCCTGGGATTGTGGATCGCTGAAAATGAAGGTGCCGCATTCTGGGCATCGGTCTGCGCGGATCTGGCCAACCGCGGTGTCCAGGACGTGTTCATTGTCTGCTGCGACGGGCTCAAAGGCCTGCCGGAAGCCGTGGAAGCCACCTGGCCGAATTCCATGGTGCAGACCTGTATCGTGCACCTGATTCGGGCTGCGAACCGGTGGGTGTCCTACCAAGACCGCAAAGGGGTCTCCCGGGCGCTGCGTGAGGTCTACACGGCCGCAAACGAGGACACCGCCCGTGCCGCCTTGGATGCGTTCGAAGCCAGTGAACTGGGCCGGAAATACCCGCAATCGGTCAAAGTCTGGCGCGACGCTTGGGAGCGGTTCGTGCCGTTTCTACAGTTCCCGCCGGCGGCACGCCGGGTGCTCTACACCACCAATTCGATCGAGTCGCTGAATGCTGAACTGCGTAAAGCTACCCGTAACCGCGGCCAGTTCCCGAACGATACCGCGGCGTTGAAAACGCTGTGGCTGATGATCTGCAACATCGAAGACAAGCGCGCCGCCCAGCGAGCCAAGAAAGCGAAGCGCGATATCGAATGCAACGGCTATATTGAAGGAGCGAAAGCCACCGGGTGGAAACAAGCCATCAACCAACTAGCCGTGGCTTACCCCGACCGATTCGCGGACTACTTGTAA
- a CDS encoding GNAT family N-acetyltransferase — protein sequence MANEVSLNNDYPRYEIRVGGELAGFADFIERDGVRTFNHTEVFPEFQGQGLSGELIQYALDDTHDEGKQVVPQCSAVAHFMDKHSGYKKLLAQ from the coding sequence ATGGCCAACGAAGTCTCACTAAACAACGACTACCCGCGCTACGAAATCCGAGTTGGCGGCGAACTCGCCGGATTCGCCGACTTCATCGAGCGCGATGGCGTGCGCACCTTCAACCACACCGAAGTCTTCCCCGAATTTCAGGGCCAAGGCCTCTCGGGCGAGCTCATCCAATACGCCCTCGACGACACGCACGACGAAGGCAAGCAGGTTGTCCCGCAGTGTTCAGCGGTAGCGCACTTTATGGACAAGCACTCCGGCTACAAGAAGCTTCTCGCGCAGTAG
- a CDS encoding HNH endonuclease signature motif containing protein, which produces MTLTNPTASSATSSAAKSATDSASHTPDTPLLEVFAGLLADGLSLLHACRGHTRDELIHLGIPDTTARDLAKLADTYFGQTAYTRLRDQTLTAIAENQHSLVTLLAVEKLTNQLKHSRDKWKLRHHATNHPGPTSAVCTAARAYCRGLKDPPQPPQPGLDIIRRKSGDTWTLKLHATSDQVAEMAQHITTPEDLIGLIRHHEHTTATATTNPTDAHTSSNEPHAAGANSSGDNQQYSTNSSPAAAHPDNGHTAGDYPAPEVTTQHVICTDCGATTEATQVVAGLRTNVIITLDQFTDILNDNGDDVLLKMTNSATITGTELVTRMLADIGLVTLVHPVEGPINLYRLSRFANDKQRLMAMAENPTCPWDGCHHPADTAQIHHLKAWKNGGNTNPKNLTVACPYHNGVNDDDPSKPRRGRLERVNGKVRRIPPWATTYHTTTNQPT; this is translated from the coding sequence ATGACTCTCACGAACCCGACCGCCAGCTCCGCGACCAGCTCCGCCGCCAAATCCGCGACCGACTCCGCCAGCCACACCCCCGATACGCCTCTCCTCGAGGTGTTCGCCGGGTTGCTTGCCGATGGTCTCAGCCTCCTCCATGCGTGCCGCGGCCACACCCGCGACGAGCTGATACACCTCGGCATACCAGATACCACCGCCCGGGATTTAGCCAAACTCGCAGATACCTATTTTGGCCAAACTGCCTATACCCGCCTACGGGATCAAACCCTTACGGCCATCGCGGAAAACCAGCACAGCCTTGTCACCCTGTTGGCGGTAGAAAAGCTCACCAACCAACTCAAACACTCCCGCGACAAATGGAAACTACGCCACCACGCCACCAACCACCCCGGCCCCACCAGCGCCGTATGTACAGCCGCCAGAGCCTACTGCCGAGGTCTGAAAGACCCACCCCAACCACCACAACCCGGCCTAGACATCATCCGGCGTAAATCAGGTGATACCTGGACACTGAAACTACACGCCACCAGCGACCAAGTCGCCGAAATGGCCCAACACATCACCACCCCAGAAGACCTCATCGGGCTGATCCGCCACCACGAACACACCACCGCCACCGCCACAACCAACCCCACCGACGCGCACACGTCATCGAATGAGCCACACGCCGCCGGGGCCAATAGCTCGGGTGACAATCAGCAATACTCCACCAACTCAAGCCCTGCAGCCGCACATCCTGACAACGGGCACACGGCCGGCGACTACCCCGCCCCGGAGGTGACAACCCAACACGTTATCTGCACCGACTGCGGCGCCACCACGGAAGCTACCCAGGTTGTCGCGGGATTGCGCACCAACGTAATCATCACCCTCGACCAGTTCACCGACATCCTCAACGACAACGGCGACGACGTCTTGCTCAAGATGACCAACAGCGCAACCATCACCGGCACCGAGCTGGTCACCCGCATGCTTGCCGATATCGGGCTGGTCACCCTCGTCCACCCCGTGGAAGGACCGATCAACCTGTACCGGCTAAGCAGGTTCGCCAACGACAAGCAACGCCTGATGGCGATGGCCGAAAACCCCACCTGCCCATGGGACGGATGCCACCACCCAGCAGACACCGCCCAAATACACCACCTAAAAGCGTGGAAGAACGGTGGCAACACCAACCCGAAAAACCTGACCGTTGCCTGCCCCTACCACAACGGCGTCAACGACGACGACCCGTCAAAACCCCGCCGCGGGCGGCTAGAACGCGTCAACGGCAAAGTCCGCCGCATCCCACCCTGGGCCACCACCTACCACACCACCACCAACCAACCCACCTAA
- a CDS encoding metal-sensitive transcriptional regulator — translation MKSRVRAREDLVNQHNETCSCHAEGVHGYNADDAKKERYLTRLKRIEGQVRGVHRMVSEDQYCIDIITQVSAVTSALENVSLALLEDHIEHCVTGAAAIDADEATAKLEEAMTAIRKLVKS, via the coding sequence ATGAAGTCTAGGGTTCGTGCTAGAGAGGATCTCGTGAACCAACACAACGAAACCTGTTCATGCCACGCTGAGGGCGTCCACGGCTACAACGCGGACGACGCGAAGAAGGAGCGCTACCTCACCCGCCTCAAGCGCATCGAGGGACAAGTCCGCGGCGTTCACCGCATGGTGTCGGAAGACCAGTACTGCATAGACATCATCACGCAGGTCTCGGCAGTCACCTCGGCCCTCGAGAACGTCTCTCTCGCGCTATTAGAAGACCACATCGAGCACTGTGTCACCGGTGCGGCAGCCATCGATGCAGACGAAGCCACAGCGAAGCTGGAAGAGGCCATGACGGCCATCCGGAAGCTCGTGAAGAGCTAA
- the pstA gene encoding phosphate ABC transporter permease PstA — translation MTNQTTVSPAEHNINRSASAFTNISSGRKAKNTIATILIYGCMLLALVPLVWVLWELISKGLPVTLHADWWTKDMLGVMYHQPGGGALHAIVGTLIQTGIASLFAIPIGIFTAIYLTEYSRGGWLGRMTTFMVDILSGVPSIVAALFIYAAWIGMLGFKRSGLAVALSLLLLMIPIVVRNTEEMLRVVPADLREASYALGVPKWKTIARIVLPTALSGIVTGIMLAIARVMGESAPVLILVGSTNALKFDPSGGPMSSLPLMMLDMYKAGVSDPVLDKMWGAAFTLVLLIAVLNIAARIISAKFSVKQ, via the coding sequence ATGACTAACCAGACCACGGTGTCGCCGGCCGAGCACAACATCAACCGGTCGGCCTCTGCCTTCACCAACATCTCCTCCGGCCGCAAGGCGAAAAACACCATCGCCACGATTCTCATCTACGGCTGCATGCTGCTCGCCCTAGTCCCGCTCGTGTGGGTGCTGTGGGAGCTCATTTCAAAGGGCCTGCCCGTCACGCTCCACGCTGACTGGTGGACCAAGGACATGCTCGGCGTGATGTATCACCAGCCGGGCGGCGGCGCGCTCCACGCGATTGTCGGTACCCTCATCCAGACCGGCATCGCCTCGCTGTTCGCCATCCCCATCGGCATCTTCACCGCTATCTACCTGACGGAATACTCCCGCGGCGGCTGGCTGGGGCGCATGACCACATTCATGGTCGACATCCTCTCCGGTGTCCCGTCCATCGTCGCCGCGCTGTTCATCTACGCCGCGTGGATCGGCATGCTGGGCTTCAAGCGTTCCGGCCTTGCCGTCGCGCTGTCACTCTTGCTGCTGATGATCCCCATCGTCGTGCGCAACACCGAGGAGATGCTCCGCGTCGTCCCGGCGGATCTGCGTGAGGCGTCCTACGCGCTCGGTGTTCCGAAGTGGAAGACCATCGCGCGCATCGTCCTGCCCACGGCCCTGTCCGGTATCGTCACCGGCATCATGCTCGCCATCGCCCGCGTGATGGGCGAGTCCGCCCCGGTCCTCATCCTGGTCGGCTCCACCAACGCGCTGAAGTTCGACCCATCTGGCGGCCCGATGTCCTCGCTGCCGCTGATGATGCTCGATATGTACAAGGCCGGCGTGTCCGACCCTGTGCTGGACAAGATGTGGGGCGCGGCCTTCACGCTCGTGCTGCTCATCGCGGTGCTTAACATCGCCGCCCGCATTATCTCCGCCAAGTTCTCGGTCAAGCAGTAG
- the phoU gene encoding phosphate signaling complex protein PhoU: protein MRTAYREHLDNFSRDVLIMANAVEAIMRQATDALLNQSLQAAEDALSATDELEPIRARCEERAVSLLALENPMAKDLRHVVSSIYIVEDFHRMGQLGKHIAKLARRRHPESPIPEPYQEYFEKYRELMNHMNSATREVLTHPDTEGALALHTDDDAVDELHHFLVSQTTNAKWQGCISAAVETAMLSRYYERFADHCVNVASRIVFLNTGLNPDEYLAQQQEASDGA, encoded by the coding sequence ATGCGTACCGCTTACCGTGAACATCTGGATAATTTTTCCCGCGACGTGCTGATTATGGCCAACGCAGTGGAAGCGATCATGCGGCAAGCGACCGACGCCCTGCTCAACCAGTCGTTGCAGGCAGCCGAAGATGCCTTGAGCGCCACCGATGAGCTCGAACCCATCCGCGCGCGCTGCGAGGAGCGGGCCGTATCCCTCCTTGCGCTGGAAAACCCGATGGCCAAGGATCTGCGCCACGTGGTGTCGTCCATCTACATCGTGGAGGACTTTCACCGCATGGGGCAGCTGGGCAAGCACATCGCGAAACTGGCGCGCCGCCGCCACCCGGAATCGCCTATCCCGGAGCCGTACCAAGAGTACTTTGAGAAGTACCGCGAGCTGATGAACCACATGAACTCCGCGACGCGCGAGGTACTCACCCACCCGGATACCGAGGGCGCGCTGGCGCTGCACACTGACGATGATGCGGTGGACGAGCTGCATCATTTCCTCGTGTCGCAAACGACGAATGCGAAGTGGCAGGGCTGCATCAGCGCAGCGGTGGAAACGGCGATGCTGTCGCGGTACTACGAGCGTTTCGCCGATCACTGCGTCAACGTCGCGTCCCGGATCGTCTTCCTCAACACCGGCCTCAACCCGGACGAATACCTCGCACAGCAGCAGGAAGCCAGCGACGGCGCATGA
- the dusB gene encoding tRNA dihydrouridine synthase DusB, whose protein sequence is MALQIGSIQLDSPVVLAPMAGVTNLAFRTLCREQELQRTGTVSGLYVCEMITARALVERNEKTMRMIEFGPQENPRSMQLYTVDPEYTYRAAKMIVDENLADHIDMNFGCPVPKVTRRGGGAALPYKRRLFANIVRAAVRATEGTDIPVTVKFRVGIDDDHHTHLDAGRIAATEGAAAVALHGRTAAQRYSGSARWDEIARLKEQVADVPVLGNGDIFKATDARAMMDQTGCDGVVVGRGCLGRPWLFAELSAELRGEPIPDEPTFGEVTDIILRHTELLAAQEGEDHACRDIRKHIGWYLRGFPVGGELRSSLSRVKSIAQMRELLAPWRESTEKAAEADSPRGRQGSPGKVTLPDGWLDDPEDDTVPQGAEVMHSGG, encoded by the coding sequence GTGGCATTACAGATTGGCTCGATTCAGCTCGACTCCCCCGTGGTCCTCGCCCCCATGGCCGGGGTGACCAACCTGGCGTTTCGCACGCTCTGCCGCGAGCAGGAATTACAGCGCACCGGCACGGTCTCCGGCCTCTACGTCTGCGAGATGATCACCGCCCGCGCGCTGGTGGAACGCAACGAGAAGACAATGCGCATGATCGAGTTCGGACCGCAGGAAAACCCGCGGTCCATGCAGCTGTACACCGTCGATCCGGAGTACACGTACCGCGCCGCGAAGATGATCGTGGATGAAAACCTGGCCGATCACATCGACATGAACTTCGGCTGCCCGGTGCCGAAGGTCACCCGCCGTGGCGGTGGCGCTGCCCTGCCGTATAAGCGCCGGCTGTTCGCCAACATCGTGCGGGCCGCCGTGCGCGCGACCGAGGGAACCGACATTCCGGTGACCGTGAAGTTCCGCGTGGGCATCGACGATGACCACCACACCCACCTCGATGCCGGCCGCATCGCCGCCACTGAAGGGGCCGCCGCGGTGGCGCTCCACGGCCGCACCGCTGCCCAGCGTTACTCCGGTTCCGCCCGGTGGGACGAGATCGCGCGGCTCAAGGAGCAGGTTGCCGATGTCCCCGTGCTGGGCAACGGCGACATCTTCAAGGCCACCGACGCGCGCGCCATGATGGATCAGACCGGCTGCGACGGCGTCGTGGTCGGCCGCGGCTGCCTGGGCCGGCCGTGGCTTTTCGCGGAGCTGTCTGCCGAGCTGCGCGGCGAACCCATCCCCGACGAGCCGACGTTCGGCGAGGTCACCGATATCATCTTGCGCCACACCGAACTGCTGGCCGCGCAGGAGGGCGAAGACCACGCGTGCCGGGATATCCGCAAGCACATCGGGTGGTACCTCCGCGGCTTCCCCGTCGGCGGCGAGTTGCGCAGTTCCCTCTCCCGGGTGAAGTCGATAGCGCAGATGCGCGAACTTCTCGCCCCGTGGCGCGAGTCGACCGAGAAGGCCGCCGAGGCCGACAGCCCGCGCGGGCGCCAGGGCTCGCCCGGCAAGGTCACCCTCCCCGACGGCTGGCTGGATGACCCCGAAGACGACACCGTGCCGCAGGGCGCGGAAGTAATGCACAGCGGCGGGTAA